The Mycolicibacterium monacense genome contains the following window.
GAACTGGCCGACCAGTTCAGAGAGCAGGCCGTCGAGGCCGAGAGGATCGGCAAGCTCTCGGACACCACGGTCAAGAACATGAAGGCGGTCGGCAACATCCGGCTCCTGCAGCCCGAGGAGTACGGCGGTTACGAGGTCCACCCGCGCGAGTTCGCCGAGACCGTGATGGCCACCGCGGCGCTCGATCCGGCGGCGGGGTGGGTCAACGGTGTGGTGGGCGTGCACCCGTACCAGCTGGCGTACGCCGATCCGAAGGTCGCGCAGGAGGTGTGGGCGACGGACGTCGACACCTGGATCGCGTCGCCGTACGCCCCGCAGGGTGTGGCCAAACCCGTCGACGGCGGCTACCTGTTCAACGGGCGCTGGCAGTTCAGCTCGGGCACCGACGCGTGTGACTGGATCATCCTGGGCGCCATGGTCGGTGACGCCGACGGCCGGCCGGTGATGCCACCGCAGATCCTGCACATGATCCTGCCGCGCAGCGACTACGAGATCGTCGACGATTCGTGGGACGTCGTCGGACTGCGGGGCACCGGTTCCAAGGACGTCGTCGTGCGCGATGCGTTCGTCCCCGCCTACCGCACCATGGACGGGCTGAAGGTGATGGACGGCTCCGCCCAGGTCGAGGCGGGGATGACCAAGACGCTCTACAAGATGCCGTGGTCGACGATGTTCCCGCTCGGCATCAGCTCGGCGACCATCGGCATCTGCGAGGGTGCACTCGCCGCACATCTGGACTACCAACGCGAACGGGTCAACGCCAGCGGCGTCGCCGTCAAGGACGACCCGTATGTGATGTACGCGATCGGTGAGGCCGCCGCCGACATCCAGGCCTCGCGCCAGGCGCTGCTCGCCAACGTCGACCGGATCTTCGACATG
Protein-coding sequences here:
- a CDS encoding acyl-CoA dehydrogenase family protein is translated as MTERVIDRVMELADQFREQAVEAERIGKLSDTTVKNMKAVGNIRLLQPEEYGGYEVHPREFAETVMATAALDPAAGWVNGVVGVHPYQLAYADPKVAQEVWATDVDTWIASPYAPQGVAKPVDGGYLFNGRWQFSSGTDACDWIILGAMVGDADGRPVMPPQILHMILPRSDYEIVDDSWDVVGLRGTGSKDVVVRDAFVPAYRTMDGLKVMDGSAQVEAGMTKTLYKMPWSTMFPLGISSATIGICEGALAAHLDYQRERVNASGVAVKDDPYVMYAIGEAAADIQASRQALLANVDRIFDMVDTGTEVTFADRAAVRRDQIKAVWRAVTAVDQIFARSGGNALRMDKPLQRYWRDAHAGVAHAIHTPGTIYHASALSSLGVDPQGALRAMI